A section of the Phaseolus vulgaris cultivar G19833 chromosome 8, P. vulgaris v2.0, whole genome shotgun sequence genome encodes:
- the LOC137824542 gene encoding uncharacterized mitochondrial protein AtMg00310-like: MAGRICLIKSVITAIPLYYLSLFKAPDSVCKSIISIQRRFLWGWGKEKIPISWVSWKIICKPKEEGGLGIRDIRKFNVALLAKWRWRCISSEKGKWKECLDSKYDLKHGGNHTSMRLQSWWWKDLGKVCGEGDGDGWFQEAMGWKVGRGDKARFWEDVWLGNVNLKTLFPRLYSVSLNQGQKVEEVGMWDDARWRWCLRWRRARFEWEIPMEEELGILLTRSIIIKDVKDIQVWSGDESGCYNVSSAYVCLDKIDRGPHYDAFKYLWKAKAFPNVLTTA; the protein is encoded by the coding sequence ATGGCTGGTAGAATATGTTTAATAAAATCTGTTATCACGGCTATTCCGCTCTACTATCTGTCTCTTTTCAAAGCACCGGACTCGGTATGCAAAAGTATCATTAGCATCCAAAGAAGGTTTCTTTGGGGATGGGGCAAGGAGAAGATACCGATATCATGGGTAAGCTGGAAAATCATATGTAAACCGAAGGAGGAAGGTGGTCTAGGTATAAGAGATATTCGGAAGTTTAATGTAGCACTTCTAGCTAAGTGGAGATGGCGGTGTATTTCGAGTGAGAAAGGAAAATGGAAAGAATGCCTGGACTCTAAGTATGATCTGAAACATGGTGGTAATCATACATCTATGAGACTACAATCCTGGTGGTGGAAAGACCTTGGGAAGGTTTGTGGGGAGGGCGACGGAGATGGGTGGTTTCAAGAAGCTATGGGGTGGAAAGTAGGAAGGGGTGATAAAGCAAGGTTTTGGGAGGATGTATGGTTAGGAAATGTCAACTTAAAGACATTGTTCCCTAGATTGTATTCTGTGTCGTTGAACCAAGGTCAGAAGGTGGAGGAGGTAGGTATGTGGGACGACGCGAGGTGGAGGTGGTGTTTAAGATGGAGGCGTGCAAGATTTGAGTGGGAAATCCCGATGGAAGAGGAGCTCGGTATACTCTTAACTAGATCCATCATCATTAAGGATGTAAAGGATATACAGGTATGGTCAGGTGATGAATCTGGATGTTATAATGTCAGTTCTGCTTATGTTTGCCTTGATAAAATTGATAGGGGACCACACTATGATGCCTTTAAGTATTTATGGAAGGCTAAGGCGTTCCCTAACGTGTTAACCACAGCATGA
- the LOC137825495 gene encoding beta-glucosidase 11-like gives MERRRLMMKVLTVIELVLLIVHHCAHALSRDQFPPDFVFGASTSAYQIEGAANEDGRKPSIWDTFSHSGNGNRYAGDGDVACNHYHKYKEDVKLMANMGLEGYRFSISWSRLIPDGRGPVNPKGLLFYNNLINELISNGIEAHVTLNHFDLPQSLQDEYGGWVSRRVVKDFTKYAEVCFREFGDRVKYWTTLNEANANVVLGYDTGTMPPQRCSPSPLTNCSSGNSSTEPYLAAHHMLLAHGSAARVYREKYQGMQHGLIGFNLLLLGFLPQTNSTEDIMAVQRAQDFSIGCFMNPFIFGDYPDIMKKNAGSRLPSFTQKESNLVKGSIDFLGINFYYSLYVKDSPGYLQKENRDCLEDVAAKFQLYLPNDITIPEVPITPNVFLRTLDSLRSTYGNIPIFIQENGQQTVHNSPLDDWSRVNYLHAYVGIIVDALRSGLNVKGYFVWSFIDTFEIEGGYELSFGLYYIDMNDPNLRRQPKLSAEWYSNFLKGKLMDPKITKETEKNASVLSHNPWLHS, from the exons ATGGAGAGAAGGAGATTGATGATGAAGGTTTTAACAGTTATAGAATTAGTACTTCTCATAGTACACCATTGTGCTCATGCCTTGAGCAGAGACCAGTTCCCTCCTGATTTTGTGTTTGGTGCATCAACCTCAGCTTATCAG ATTGAAGGTGCAGCAAATGAAGATGGCAGGAAGCCAAGCATATGGGACACTTTCTCTCATTCTGGAAATG GAAATAGGTATGCAGGTGATGGAGATGTTGCATGTAATCATTATCACAAATATAAG GAAGATGTTAAGCTCATGGCCAACATGGGCTTAGAAGGCTACAGATTTTCCATATCATGGTCAAGGCTTATTCCAG ATGGAAGAGGACCAGTGAATCCCAAGGGACTACTGTTTTACAACAACCTTATTAATGAATTGATCAGCAATG GAATAGAAGCACATGTTACATTAAACCATTTCGACCTACCACAATCACTTCAGGATGAATATGGAGGATGGGTTAGTCGAAGAGTTGT GAAAGACTTCACAAAATATGCAGAAGTGTGCTTTAGAGAATTTGGAGACAGAGTCAAGTATTGGACTACTCTGAATGAGGCCAATGCGAATGTAGTACTGGGCTATGATACAGGAACCATGCCACCTCAGAGGTGTTCTCCTTCCCCTTTAACGAACTGTTCCAGTGGAAATTCCTCAACTGAGCCATATTTGGCTGCCCATCATATGTTATTAGCACACGGTTCAGCTGCTAGGGTATATAGAGAGAAATACCAG GGCATGCAGCATGGATTAATTGGGTTTAATCTCCTTCTTCTTGGTTTTCTTCCTCAAACAAATTCTACTGAAGATATAATGGCCGTTCAGAGGGCCCAAGACTTCTCCATCGGGTG CTTTATGAATCCCTTTATATTTGGAGATTACCCAGATATAATGAAAAAGAATGCTGGCTCAAGGCTTCCTTCCTTCACTCAAAAGGAATCAAATCTAGTAAAGGGCTCAATCGATTTCTTAGGAATAAACTTTTACTACTCACTTTATGTTAAGGACAGTCCAGGCTACCTGCAGAAGGAGAACAGGGATTGCCTAGAAGATGTAGCAGCAAAATTTCAAT TGTATCTTCCAAATGATATAACTATACCTGAG GTGCCAATTACTCCCAATGTTTTCCTAAGGACGTTAGACTCACTAAGGAGCACTTATGGCAATATTCCAATTTTCATACAAGAAAATG GCCAACAAACAGTTCATAATTCACCATTAGATGACTGGTCCAGGGTGAATTACTTGCATGCATACGTTGGAATCATTGTTGATGCACTGAG GAGTGGATTAAACGTAAAGGGTTATTTTGTATGGTCCTTCATTGATACATTCGAGATTGAGGGTGGATATGAATTAAGTTTTGGTCTATATTACATAGATATGAATGATCCAAACTTAAGGAGGCAACCTAAGCTTTCTGCAGAATGGTACTCAAATTTTCTGAAAGGGAAGCTTATGGATCCAAAGATCACCAAGGAAACTGAGAAGAATGCTAGTGTGCTTTCACACAATCCCTGGCTGCATAGTTGA